A section of the Choristoneura fumiferana chromosome 5, NRCan_CFum_1, whole genome shotgun sequence genome encodes:
- the CLIP-190 gene encoding cytoplasmic linker protein 190 isoform X1 yields the protein MPVETKISFSDGSSSDAVRKLSDDLSRKHLSDLIEDEEDEVSSSLPDRPRTHRKASTSSTYSVTSMDALWEKHPRRLSEAGLRRSSDHSVVLTEDTDSFIIGERVWVGGTKPGQIAYIGETQFAPGDWAGIVLDDPIGKNDGSVAGVRYFQCAEKRGVFSRLTRLTRTPLVSHAAHDASPTSDASSVFERPPSGAARYRRTLSPNGSVRSVVSSKMNASISTTTNGELRLGDRVIVSSSRGSKAGTLKYVGVTEFAPGVWAGVELDDPLGKNDGSVDGKRYFECAPRFGLFAPIAKVSRSPSNRKPGACAIHSNGRMTPMRRSNSRESLTSLGTSVASSRVGVRLGVTALGAQRIGGPRASSTPVSAKNALQELLREKQHHLERLMRERELERAEIAKVSVQADRAETALAQLQKEAAQATTENGKLKAELDRLTQQLEDEKQKVEDLLFKHEEENINKEDYNKYKDAMEAEKFARDQRIRELEAEVALQAARADAAAATLRAGDQQRAAELSALADQHRDELAAAHTLSSELQKLLDEAYALLKEKDSEKDSIGKSMSEELTKVKTEYEKALAEAKSKISVAQTEFDTQVSVFTAKLQLAESKLESEKQNLERLNKENSQTVTDLNAKLAQLQASVDDKTHELNKVIGASKEHEVNLNKEITKLKIELSAKVLDLEQLEDAKAKQEATFKILQEEITKIREEHVTKVNEYESLLSEVTLQNEKSKSDIGELQQSLAAKTREYEKLLHDSSNSSSATELLINEYKQNIHERDKEIIKLKDDYEQATANFNIKHSKIAEEHKKEIDNRNSKIEELIKEIETHKQVLDQNKIELDSLNSQFTHNIDELKAVKEENERLKQQINEITQANNELKAKISAMELEIGELKRNLASNVDKCSDIQKSKDKIEAEYMNLTGQATDSNEQFIQLSQHLKKTEKELEEFKDKAREAANNHGRIEQELKQKVFKLQEDFALERGQLIKSYDEQVEQLKIADSKIKELDNKTIELSKNLQEMASKTDQLLDENTNLKKEIENLITREQELNKEYETMCKKTEVDMEKYKAEIAVLKADGATSQVTLMEKVDQLTEAQNELNNKLEEARKNEDSLQLVIDDMNLQLGNQKSQFEQELSHVHSQLNGVKEELISSRLEEAQLKQSLLDKENIIKELTRKSEILEVDINSNVEIVKEKDRQITEVNVELNGALESKKLLEEKLTASALEYSTLKQQYETLSSNSSAEESVLRDQLNQLESLRKEIAVVTQDKNLIETKYDELSKQLVKLKSEHDEAVKKLDANVTTNTNLNKALEEHKDLLKTESEKGKENFGKVKHLEDEIIRLGQEIQICASKENELNILNESLNNMVAELKNQNAELNNKYKIDTESLKNTVKPLESRVVEQEKQLQELQQTKEKVIELQQIIAKSESDIKQLTSINDGQKINYEDLNKQIQKEYDEYKKDAKRAKHDLKAQLEAYDKELKESKAKVKFEMEKQFALQQKLSDADNKVVELTNKLELVAVQQNASMERDDKLEKLTLELQATRKSTSESLAKSEITINALKNEVEQRKVELKQKQELIAKLQEDVKNLIAKAEIAEREKALALKEMASKGKDKNDNNAMGVQGAGDSAGQIAEEKAEIEGQVSFLNSVIVDMQRKNQLLLARVQALEGGSPDEPTFNGRKTPRAVAPRLFCDICDVFDAHDTEDCPRQSAEPDLPPATPGTRQKPPPRPYCDICEVFGHATENCDEEETF from the exons GTAAAAATGATGGATCAGTGGCGGGCGTCCGTTACTTCCAATGCGCCGAGAAACGCGGCGTGTTCTCCCGGCTGACGCGCCTGACGCGCACGCCGCTTGTGTCGCATGCGGCGCACGATGCGTCTCCCACTTCTGACGCTAGTAGCGTCTTTGAGAGGCCACCGTCCGGTGCCGCTCGGTACCGACGCACGCTGTCACCCAACGGCAGTGTACGAAGCGTCGTCAGCAGCAAAATGA acGCATCAATTTCGACAACGACCAATGGTGAACTTCGCCTCGGCGATAGAGTTATAGTATCGAGCAGCCGCGGGAGCAAAGCTGGTACCCTAAAATATGTAGGCGTCACGGAATTCGCTCCCGGCGTTTGGGCAGGAGTCGAACTAGACGACCCTCTTGGGAAAAACGATGGTTCCGTCGACGGGAAGAG GTACTTCGAGTGCGCGCCCCGTTTCGGTCTGTTCGCGCCGATAGCGAAGGTGTCGCGGTCGCCATCGAACCGCAAGCCAGGCGCATGCGCTATCCACAGCAACGGTCGCATGACACCGATGCGACGCTCGAACTCACGCGAGTCGCTCACGTCGCTGGGCACGTCAGTGGCGTCGTCACGCGTGGGGGTGAGACTCGGGGTGACGGCGCTCGGAGCGCAG CGGATCGGCGGTCCGCGAGCGTCGTCCACCCCTGTCTCGGCGAAAAACGCGCTTCAG GAGCTGCTACGCGAGAAGCAGCATCACTTAGAGCGGTTGATGCGAGAACGGGAGTTGGAGCGGGCAGAGATTGCGAAAGTCTCTGTGCAGGCTGACCGAGCTGAGACTGCGTTGGCACAACTACAGAAGGAAGCAGCACAG GCGACAACGGAGAATGGCAAACTAAAAGCTGAACTGGACCGATTAACGCAGCAGTTGGAAGACGAAAAGCAGAAAGTCGAAGACCTGCTTTTTAAGCATGAGGAAGAGAACATCAACAAGGAGGATTACAAT AAATACAAAGATGCCATGGAG GCAGAGAAGTTTGCCCGCGACCAACGCATCCGCGAACTGGAGGCGGAAGTGGCGTTACAGGCGGCGCGGGCAGACGCGGCCGCCGCCACGCTGCGCGCCGGCGACCAGCAGCGCGCCGCCGAGCTGAGCGCGCTCGCCGACCAGCACCGTGACGAGCTCGCCGCCGCACACA CGCTGTCTTCGGAGCTTCAAAAACTCTTGGACGAAGCGTACGCCCTGCTTAAAGAAAAGGACAGCGAAAAGGATTCCATCGGAAAGAGCATGTCGGAGGAATTGACGAAAGTAAAGACCGAGTATGAGAAAGCTCTGGCCGAAGCCAAGTCTAAGATCTCAGTCGCTCAAACAGAATTCGACACGCAAGTATCCGTTTTTACCGCCAAGTTACAACTGGCGGAATCGAAACTGGAATCTGAAAAGCAGAACTTAGAAAGACTGAACAAAGAGAACAGTCAGACTGTCACAGATTTAAATGCCAAACTGGCACAGCTCCAAGCGTCTGTTGACGACAAGACACATGAATTAAATAAAG TTATTGGGGCGAGCAAAGAACACGAAGTTAACCTTAACAAAGAAATAACAAAGCTCAAAATAGAACTCAGCGCCAAAGTATTAGACCTGGAACAACTTGAAGACGCGAAAGCAAAGCAAGAAGCTACATTTAAGATACTGCAAGAAGAAATCACTAAAATAAGAGAGGAGCATGTGACGAAAGTTAACGAGTATGAAAGTCTTTTGAGCGAAGTGACACTGCaaaatgaaaaaagtaaatCGGATATAGGAGAGTTGCAACAAAGTTTGGCTGCTAAAACAAGAGAATACGAAAAGTTATTGCATGATTCCAGTAACTCGTCAAGTGCCACTGAACTACTTATTAACgaatataaacaaaacattcACGAGAGAGACAAAGAAATTATTAAGTTAAAGGATGATTATGAGCAAGCTACGGCCAATTTCAACATAAAGCACAGTAAAATTGCAGAAGAGCATAAGAAAGAAATAGATAATCGAAACTCTAAAATAGAGGAgttaataaaagaaatagaaacTCATAAGCAAGTTTTGGATCAAAATAAGATTGAACTGGATTCTCTGAACTCTCAGTTTACACACAATATAGATGAATTGAAGGCAGTAAAAGAAGAAAATGAGAGACTAAAACAACAAATCAACGAAATAACCCAAGCTAACAACGAGCTGAAAGCAAAAATATCGGCAATGGAATTAGAAATCGGTGAACTTAAACGTAACCTTGCCAGTAATGTTGATAAATGCAGTGATATACAAAAATCTAAAGACAAGATTGAAGCTGAATATATGAATCTTACTGGACAGGCCACTGACTCTAATGAACAGTTCATTCAACTATCACAGCATcttaaaaaaacagaaaaagaactAGAAGAATTTAAAGACAAGGCCCGGGAGGCAGCGAACAACCATGGTAGGATAGAACAAGAACTGAAACAAAAAGTGTTTAAATTACAAGAAGATTTTGCGCTCGAACGTGGacaattaataaaatcatacgATGAACAAGTAGAACAACTCAAAATAGCAGACAGCAAAATTAAAGAATTAGATAACAAAACCATTGAATTGTCTAAAAATCTTCAAGAAATGGCGTCTAAGACTGATCAACTGCTAGATGAAAATACCAACTTAAAGAAAGAAATTGAAAACTTAATAACCAGAGAACAAGAGTTAAACAAGGAATATGAAACGATGTGCAAGAAGACTGAAGTAGATATGGAAAAGTATAAAGCAGAAATAGCCGTTTTGAAAGCAGATGGTGCTACATCACAAGTAACATTGATGGAAAAAGTTGATCAGCTGACAGAAGCtcaaaatgaattaaataacaAACTTGAAGAAGCTAGAAAAAATGAAGATTCCTTGCAATTGGTAATAGATGACATGAATTTACAACTCGGAAACCAAAAAAGCCAATTTGAACAAGAATTAAGCCACGTTCATAGTCAGTTAAATGGTGTGAAAGAAGAATTAATTTCCTCCAGACTTGAAGAAGCTCAACTCAAACAATCTCTGCTTGATaaagaaaacattattaaagaacTAACCCGTAAATCAGAAATTCTAGAAGTTGATATTAATTCCAACGTCGAAATCGTTAAAGAAAAAGATCGTCAAATTACTGAAGTAAATGTAGAACTAAATGGTGCTTTAGAAAGTAAGAAACTATTAGAAGAAAAGCTAACAGCGAGTGCTTTAGAATACTCGACATTAAAGCAACAATATGAAACTCTTTCTAGTAATTCTTCCGCTGAAGAATCAGTTTTAAGGGACCAACTAAATCAGCTGGAGTCGCTGAGAAAAGAAATTGCGGTCGTGACGCAAGATAAAAACTTAATAGAGACCAAGTATGATGAATTATCAAAACAGTTAGTGAAATTAAAATCTGAGCATGATGAAGCTGTGAAGAAATTAGATGCAAATGTCACAACAAATACTAATCTAAATAAAGCACTGGAAGAACATAAAGATTTGCTTAAAACCGAAAGTGAGAAAGGTAAAGAAAATTTCGGCAAGGTTAAACACTTAGAAGATGAAATAATCCGTTTGGGTCAAGAAATTCAGATATGCGCATCAAAGGAAAAtgaattgaatattttaaatgaGAGTTTAAATAATATGGTAGCAGAGctgaaaaatcaaaatgcagaattaaataataaatataaaatagataCGGAATCTCTAAAAAATACCGTTAAGCCTTTGGAAAGTCGAGTTGTGGAACAAGAAAAACAATTACAAGAATTACAACAAACCAAAGAAAAAGTGATTGAACTTCAACAAATAATTGCCAAATCGGAAAGTGATATTAAACAGTTGACTAGCATTAATGACGGCCAAAAGATAAACTACGAAGACTTGAATAAGCAAATACAAAAAGAATATGATGAGTACAAGAAGGATGCCAAACGCGCTAAACACGACCTAAAAGCTCAGCTAGAAGCCTACGACAAAGAATTAAAAGAGTCAAAGGCTAAAGTTAAATTCGAAATGGAAAAGCAGTTCGCATTACAACAAAAATTGAGCGATGCTGACAACAAAGTAGTAGAATTAACTAACAAATTAGAATTAGTAGCAGTTCAACAGAACGCAAGCATGGAGAGGGACGATAAATTAGAGAAGTTGACATTAGAATTGCAAGCGACGAGGAAATCTACTTCCGAATCTTTAGCGAAGAGTGAAATAACAATTAACGCGCTGAAAAACGAAGTGGAACAGCGAAAGGTCGAGTTGAAGCAGAAACAAGAACTAATAGCGAAACTGCAAGAAGACGTGAAG AATCTTATAGCCAAAGCTGAAATTGCTGAAAGAGAGAAGGCTCTTGCGCTCAAAGAGATGGCCTCAAAGGGGAAAGACAAGAATGATAACAACGCGATGGGCGTACAAGGGGCGGGCGACAGCGCCGGACAGAT CGCGGAAGAGAAGGCAGAAATTGAGGGGCAGGTGTCGTTCCTAAACTCCGTTATCGTGGACATGCAGCGGAAGAATCAGTTGCTGCTTGCGAGGGTGCAGGCCCTGGAGGGGGGATCGCCCGACGAACCTACCTT CAACGGGCGCAAGACGCCGCGAGCGGTCGCGCCGCGTCTCTTCTGCGACATTTGCGACGTGTTCGACGCGCACGACACAGAGGACTGCCCGCGCCAGTCGGCGGAACCCGATCTGCCCCCCGCAACACCCGGCACTAGGCAGAAGCCGCCGCCGAGACCCTACTGCGACATTTGCGAAG TATTCGGACACGCGACAGAGAACTGTGATGAAGAAGAAACGTTTTAA